In a genomic window of Scyliorhinus torazame isolate Kashiwa2021f chromosome 5, sScyTor2.1, whole genome shotgun sequence:
- the LOC140420185 gene encoding uncharacterized protein, whose translation MEKPWKCSDCGKGYRAPCLLEAHRRIHTGEKPFTCSQCKKGFTQLSNLHRHQRVHTGERPFTCSQCGKGFKHLSSLHKHQRIHTGEKPFTCSQCGNRFSALSSLKSHERVHTGERPFTCSQCGKGFSCSSNLWTHQRVHTGERPFTCSQCGKGFTELSHLQTHQRLHTGEKPFTCSQCGKGFRHSSTLQRHQQVHTGGKPFTCSQCEKGFTQLSSLQRHRRIHTGERPFTCSQCGNGCRHLFILRKHQRIHTGERPFTCSQCEK comes from the coding sequence atggagaaaccgtggaaatgttcggattgtgggaagggatacagagccccatgtttgctggaagctcatcgacgcattcacactggggagaagccattcacctgctctcagtgtaagaagggattcactcagttatccaaccttcaCAGACACCAACGGGTTCATACGggggagagaccgtttacctgctctcaatgtgggaagggattcaaacatttatccagcctgcacaaacatcagcgaattcacactggggagaagccattcacctgctctcaatgtgggaacagATTCAGtgcgttatccagcctgaagtcacacgagcgagttcacactggggagaggccgttcacctgctctcagtgtgggaaaggattcagttgtTCGTCCAACctgtggacacaccagcgagttcacactggggagaggccattcacctgctctcagtgtgggaagggattcactgagttatcccacctacagacacaccagcgacttcacactggggagaagccattcacgtgttctcagtgtgggaagggattcagacattcatccaccctgcagagacatcagcaagttcacactggggggaaaccgttcacctgctctcagtgtgagaagggattcactcaattatccagcctgcagagacaccggcggattcacactggggagaggccgtttacctgctctcaatgtgggaatggATGCAGACATTTATTcatcctgcggaaacatcagcgaattcacactggggagaggccgttcacctgctctcaatgtgagaagtga
- the LOC140420177 gene encoding uncharacterized protein, with product MRLQLIVQRGEITRTMERPWKCEDCGKGFKGPYGLERHQCSHTGEKPFTCSDCGKGFTQLSRLQSHQRVHTGERPFTCSQCEKRFTQIGNLRRHERVHTGERPFTCSDCGKGFTQLSRLQSHQSVHTGERPFTCSQCEKGFTDISNLRRHERVHTGERPFTCSQCEKGFTDSGSLRRHERIHTGERPFTCSQCEKGFTDIGSLRRHERVHTGERPFTCSQCEKGFIDIGILRRHERVHTGERPFTCSQCEKGFTDIGNLRRHERVHTGERPFICTVCDMGFTQLSSLLKHHVTHTKSRPFKCSDCWRGFKSSQRLMSHQRVHSEERPFSCSHCTKSFRTSSNLMKHERGHTGESPFTSPTGKRFTRSSLAEPQCHSHQ from the coding sequence atgaggcttcaactgatcgtccaacgcggtgagatcacccggaccatggagagaccatggaaatgtgaggattgtgggaagggattcaaaggcccgtatgggctggaaaggcatcaatgcagtcacactggagagaagccgttcacctgctctgactgtgggaagggattcactcagttatccagactgcagagccaccagagagttcacactggagaaaggcctttcacctgctctcagtgtgaaaagagattcactcagattggcaacctgcggagacacgaacgagttcacactggggagaggccgttcacctgctctgactgtgggaagggattcactcagttatccagactgcagagccaccagagtgttcacactggagagaggcctttcacctgctctcagtgtgaaaagggattcactgacattagcaacctgcggagacatgaacgagttcacactggagagaggcctttcacctgctctcagtgtgaaaagggattcactgatagtggcagcctgcggagacacgaacgcattcacactggagagagacctttcacctgctctcagtgtgaaaagggattcactgacattggcagcctgcggagacacgaacgggttcacactggagagagaccgttcacctgctctcagtgtgaaaagggattcattgacattggcatccttcggagacacgaacgagttcacactggcgagaggcctttcacctgctctcagtgtgaaaagggattcactgacattggcaacctgcggagacacgaacgagttcacaccggggagaggccattcatctgcactgtgtgtgatatgggtttcactcaattatccagcctgctgaaacaccatgtcactcacaccaagagcaggccctttaaatgctctgactgctggaggggtttcaaaagctcacagcgactgatgtcccaccagcgcgttcactctgaggagagaccgttcagctgctctcactgcacaaagagctttagaacctcatccaacctgatgaaacacgagcgaggccacaccggggagagcccgttcacctctccgactgggaaaagattcactcggtcatcacttgctgaaccacaatgtcactcacaccaatga